The genomic window TGTAGCTGAGCATCCTCCATTAAAGGCCTTGGAGGAGAAGAATACTTGGAGGCTTTCTGCTTGGCCTTGATTGACTCTGTGAGATTCATGTAGCTGGGTCTGCTTGTATGATTCTCCTCTACCATCTCCATTACTGTATTGCTAGATGATGAGGTTGATTCTGAGCTTCCATCATAGAGAAATTCAGAGCTCGGGTCGGAAGATGACCGAGAAATTTGGCCAACAACCGGAGATCTTGGATACATCCTGGGAGTGAGGCTGTTGTTgttccttttaggtttgagtaTGCTGTGCTCAGAAGAATTTGATCGAAAACCTGCGGTATAACAATCTTCACTTCTTCTAGACAATGGAGTCATCTCTGGCCGCTCGGTCTGGACTTCTTCCATCAACCGGTTTTCCCACGGCTTTGCTGCCATCCATCTCTCCAACCAGCTCAATCCTGGGCAGTTATTGTCCTGCTTCTGCTGCTTAAGAGAATTCGCCGATTTGCTTGTTCTCAAATATGGGCAATGGTTTGTTCTTGAGGGCTGAAAACAAGAACAGATTTCAATGCTCAATCCCAACACATTGGGATCAAATATCTCACCAAGAAATACTACAGAAGAGCCAAAACAAAGTTTgctaactgttttcaaaaacaagtttttattttgtaaaaccaAAACAATAAAACAAGTTTAACAATCAGAAAGTataaaatatggtgttttcagataacatcTAAGTataaaatatggtgttttcagataacatcTTTTGGTTctgagaattgttttaaaaaataatcataaaaataaaaaaacactatgtttataaaatttatttataaaacatatttaaaaacattttaaattcataaatagaTGTTTGTTTTACCAAATAtcaaataacaattttcaaaaattgtttttcagaactgttttaaaaaaacagttatagtttgttttttcttgaaatCATCACCTTCTGAGAGATGGAGTAGGAAATTGCTCTCTCCCTCTTGATAGCTCCTTCTTGCCTCATCTGTAACTTTGTTCTTACTTGGTCCACAGTGCCCCTTCTATCACACCATCCTTCCTGAAAATTCCCAAGACTACACATTACTAAATGAAAAACAACACaaagaattgaaataaaaaactaaagagCCTATAATTATAATACCTCTGCCTGCTTAATGGGATCAGGCAGGTTTTGAAGATGATCAGGTACTTTCTGCTGTGCCTGCCCTTCTGAGGCCATGCTCACACACTGAGCCCTGACTCGGGCCTGAACCCGAACAAGTGCCTGCATACACCTGAGTGTCACAGCCGCCTGCTTTCTGACCTGCCGGCCACGGACTATGGCCTGAAGCCTCACCAGAGCTTTCAAGGCCCTCAGGGCCCTTCTTGCCTGCAATTTTCCCATTTACccagattaaaaaataaaaaataaaaaagtatccCGTGAAAGAGATTGAATTCggtgaaaagaaaaagcatcTGAAACACCCAATTAGGGAGTAGGGCAATCAAATTCTACCCAAGAAATTATTGAATGATTCAAAAATAATAGTTGGTACTAATCAATTTTGAAGCAGCCCAGTGACACCAACCTTCAAATTTACTTGAATTCTAACTGATGAAACTAATCTATTCAAGAATCTGAAGAATTGGGGATTCAATTTCTTTGATTTATATACTGGGAGTTCATCTCAGACCCTGtttccattttgttttttgtttttttttaaagaatttgcaATCACCGAACACATTTTCTCTGGCATTTCTAGTcaaacagctcaaggttgtgcatATTCGGACTGAAttcaagtttcttttttttttttgggataattGAGCTAAATTCTGAGTAATAGGGCATGGAAAAGAGTAAAAGCAGCGAAACCCATTTACCAGAAGGCCTCGAAAAGCGGTCTGGATGCGAATCGCAGCCCATTCTTGGCGAACCACCATGAAATCCTTGGGCGGAGCTCGAACAACGGCAGCCACAGCAGCAGAGAACCCATTACCAGCCACCACTGAAGAATCGGACGCCTCTGATGCCGCCACGTTCTTTCCTTTCAAACCCAAACCCCCCGAAGAGCTCCTCCACAGCCTCCATTTTCTCCTCCCATTACCACCAGCCTCCTTCTCCTAAAACCCACAGAAGAAGACACATCAAAACCCCGAAAACagccaagaaaaaaatatatcaaaaccaCAAATTCGAACTCACATGGTCTTTGATCTGGGCATTTTTGTGCCCAATCAGCGATTTTAGCCAGTTCCCTGAACCACCCATGAGACAAAAATCTGTTTTTTTGAAGTGAAGAAACACGAGAATAGAGAAAAATGTTATCAGAAAATGCTTTCTGGAAACAAGATTTACACGCAAAACAGTGGAGAGAGAAGGAGGTGAAGGATTTATTAACAAGTTAAAAAAGAGccgtttgaattttgaaattcaaaaaaaaaaggctgTCCGTAACGGACAAGAAGACtttattttattcctatttGTCTCCTAATGACGctccttcaaattttaaaacattactaAGAAGTCAAATCCAAACACAGGATACGACGTCGTTTTATCTTGACCCCATTCAACTTACCGTTTGTTTTTCAAaacggttttaacttttaacttaccattttaaataaacttttattattcaagtattGAAAAGGTTAATTTTTGGGTGTTTTACATTCTATCTCCtcataatcaaaatttaattctttttaccCTCCAAATTTATTAAAGAACGATACTTAGCCTGCAATTACAAAACCgctataaaattataaaaggaaTTTCTAAAATCCCTCCAAAATATAGAAGGcatcaattttgaatttttttactttacgaAGGTGTTGATAGAGATATTTGTGTGTCTATTAGCTATTTTTGCGTGTCATCACAATTTTGAATTTAGATGATAAGTGTTTTTATTtacatttcaaatttgttttttcatttaaaaggtaaaaagtcgagttttaaatgtaaaaatacAAAGTATGAAACATGTTGAAGATTGAACaggtaaaatatatttgattataaaattaattaaaaacttacgttttttttttaataattttgtttttcattttccttcgcTAATGCACGACCAAACGTACCATTAACTTCTATGCACCTTCCCTAATGCACCATGGTCAGTATGACCTTAAGACgtttcaaagttgaattgggaCTTAATGGTGATGCTTCAGTATGTGACCCTCTTCTATGTTGAATTGTTCTATTCATAAGAAGACTAGGTCATCATGGATGAGAaatgtttgaatttttattttcattcaataattattttgaattctaCAATGGAATTTTCTTACAAGGATGGAGAAACAAAGAGGAGATTGAATCAAACATTTGAGTAAAGAGATCAATTCGTCTATGACTATCTATGAGTTAAATGACCTGCAAGacaagtgaagaaaaaaaatgctaattgCAGGAGAGAAAAAATGGCGCAAGCCCTTCAACCTTTTAGGTTTATAAGGCCTAACGCATGTCATGGCCCAAGCCATGACGCGTGATGTGTGCCACGACGTGTACCAGTACCCGTGCCATGACTCGTGCCTCAAAAAACCACCATTTGGTGAATTGGCTCTGTTTTAGTTAGAAGTAGGTAGATTGACCCTTGGGCTAGGGAGTCCCATGTAGGAAAGTCTGGGGGATAGGTGGATCTTGGGGCTTGGCCTTGGTGAGGGGATTGGCAGGACTGGAATGCTGCTGCTGCCAAAGGCTCCTGGATTGATCCTGGGGGATAGGTTGACTTGCTCCAGTGCTCTGATTTTGAGCTCTGCAGGGTAGTCCCTTAAGACCCTGATTCGCGGACCAGCCCCAGTAGTCCATTGGCACGACAATCGTTTGCCTAGGCCAAACGCCGGTTCTATGTCGGTTCCAATTCTGCCCACGTTGTCCTCTTGATGAATTGCTGTTGGTTTGGCCTCCTGGGTGATGACCCCATCTGCATCAGCTGCTTCAGAGACGGTGATGCTTCCTGAGGGAAACCTTGGCGAGTCTGATGACTTCAGCTCACTGTCTGCAATTTTGAGCGTTGGGTTGTCATCATCTACTGCACATCTCTGCAGAAAACAACCTTAAAAATGagcatatatatgcatatatcgTCGCATTGGAGTCCAGGAAGATGGTTGAGAGGAATTTACCTTCACATTGGTCAAGTCTACATGGTGCTCCTCTAGGAAGCTGATGAACTCCATGAAGTTCTCCTCTGTTGGGTGATAATGGCCACTGTAAGGCCATATAGCCTGAGCAAATTGCAGGGGAAAATCAAGTTAAAGGTGTGCTTGGGTGATGGTTATGGCCATGCCTGAATGGAATAAAGCATACCTCAAGAACTCCATTATGGGCAACCAGTCTTCCAGCTGCAGTGGTAGCTCCTCCAGCGAGAAAACTCGAGTGCTGAAACCGGCCTTTCTTCTTTTCTGCTACATACATATTCCTTGAGGTGCTCAGGACAAAAATCCACTTGGAACCCTCAACGGTATTCACAAGCTCCCCACTGCGCCTATAGACAAGCTTCCCATCGTCTACAATCACTTCATATGTTTCCCTCTCTTTCTGCAAGAGCAATAGATTTCACAGCATTAACAAAGGCAAATTGGGTTCATCATTTCTTGTAACAAAATTGACCATTGATAGAAAATTAATGCGGTATAGTCTAGCTCAGAACTGAAAgcaaactgattttttttcataagaaattCATTATGATGATTTTGGGGAATATAAGAGGGTGTTCACTGATATTAAGGCATGCAGACAAGAGGCATGTCTGTAAGAATTCAAGTATATTGTCAGGCGGTCGATACTTACCGGAGCAAGGTACTTGATGCATTGTCGCTGTAGAACAGCTCTCGAGCACTTCTCAAGGTTTAATTCCTTGCCATCTCCAACATCCAACCTTCATTTTCACAAAGGAAGAAGTTAGAAGAAAATTCATTCTGTTAAGACTCTAAAAAACCGGTCATTAGCGTGTTTTTACCAGTAGAAGAAAGGTTGGGAGCTCTCACTATGGAACCAGACATCATAATACAAGTGTAGATTGTGTCCATAGCGATGGCGTGGATCAATCTGCGCAAAACAAGGAGTCATTATTAACatcatttttctccatttctaaaattttctgAGTAACCAAGCAATGAATTtgcagaaaaaaaatatcagatGGTATGGAGTGTGGGCTTAAAACTTACTGCTTCAAGCCAATGTCTCAGTGCTAGTTTCTTAGCCTTCTCATCCTTGGACAAGCCCTTCCCAACCTACAACCATGAAAAAAATCCGAAGATCATATACAAATACTAAATAGTTTTTAGCAGAAAAAGCAGTTAGAGTTGACCAAAAGTTCACAATGACTGAAAGCAAAATGGATCGTTAGGATGGCATAGTGATGAAGTACCTTGGCTGCCCTCGTACTGGCCCGTGCCCAACGTGAAACTGCAGTTTCTGGTTTCTCAATGTTGAAGAACGACACAGAGCTCCTCTTCAGTGTTGCAAAGTCCAATGCCTTCCACCTACAACATCAGCAGAAAGATCAAGACCGAGTTCCAAACCAAGGACTAAAATTAGTTTCAAGCAaaacagagaaaagaaaataacaaaccaGAGCTCTTCAACAACTACAGCGCAGTCTGCAAGGTTCCGTCTTGTTCGGTAACTCTTGTAAACTTTCTGCAGCTTAACTGCGGCAGCATCAAGCTCACTAACAGGCCTTGGAGAGAACAAGACGGCTGGGTCAGGTACAGTCTCTGCAGGGTTTGTTTTCTTAGTCAATTCGTCACCTTTTTCCCTTGAATCCAAATTCTCTCCATCCAGCACTATACTCTTGAATGAAACAGTAGTTTCAAGCCTTAGCTTTTTGAACTCTGGTTTCCTGAAGTGTATCGATTCTTCAATAACCACCTCATCAGAGCCATCAGATATGGTGATGTTATCAGAATCCCTTTTCTTGAAACTAACAGTTCTCAGCATTGTCTCCCCGTCATTGGAGTTGAAGCTGATGGATCTTACTATAACTGTATCTACATTTTCTGTTGAACCAAACAGTCTTGTTCTCAGGCTTTGTGTTGGGATAGATGAGGGCAAGGAAAATGGCAATCCCATTGATTCACAAGTAGTGATTCTTCAAGGACCAACCTGTTTCACAAGATTGTTTATCAATTCAACTATGCTTATTCAAAAATTCTATGGGATATATGACattaaaattcaaagaaaaaccaaagaaacatCGATTCAGTCGATTGATCAAACAGAAAGGACCCATTCATATATCAGCtcaaattttcagaaaatgAAGTTTTCAGCCCagaaaatttgacattttccaTTTCATCCTAGGTGAAATCCTGTACCCATGATTGAATTCATTACCAACCCAGTTTGAGAAACCCCAAAATCTCAAAGTTTCAAACTCACAttccacaaaattttcaaattttccaagttTAATCCAATCTAGAAAATCAAACAGAGAACCAATAAACACCAAAATGAACAAACAAAGAGGAACAAGTCAAGGGTTTTTACCTGAAACCTCTATATGGAAAGCAGGTGAATCTGGTTCCCTACATCACCATTCCCCCCCATATATATACTGACCAATTCAAGGGGAAAAGGAcccataaaatattaaaaagcaaaggaaaataaagtccACGTAGACTCATCTTCTAACCCAACAAAGACTGGAAAAAGGGAAGaggaaatcaaaattataatattcataACACAGAATAGTCATAGAAGTGTGTTCCCCATCAATTTGAGCTGGGCTCCTTTGAATGGAAAATGGTCGTATGAAACAGAAGGGCTTGCTTTTTCCAGCTTGTGTGCCACTCGGGGGACTTTGAAGTTGAAGTGTTCAAAGATTTGGCATGCTTGGAAAGAATGTGAACCAAATTTCCATGTACAGAGGGGGACAGAAAGAGAcacacaga from Vitis vinifera cultivar Pinot Noir 40024 chromosome 9, ASM3070453v1 includes these protein-coding regions:
- the LOC100263563 gene encoding IQ domain-containing protein IQM1; translated protein: MGLPFSLPSSIPTQSLRTRLFGSTENVDTVIVRSISFNSNDGETMLRTVSFKKRDSDNITISDGSDEVVIEESIHFRKPEFKKLRLETTVSFKSIVLDGENLDSREKGDELTKKTNPAETVPDPAVLFSPRPVSELDAAAVKLQKVYKSYRTRRNLADCAVVVEELWWKALDFATLKRSSVSFFNIEKPETAVSRWARASTRAAKVGKGLSKDEKAKKLALRHWLEAIDPRHRYGHNLHLYYDVWFHSESSQPFFYWLDVGDGKELNLEKCSRAVLQRQCIKYLAPKERETYEVIVDDGKLVYRRSGELVNTVEGSKWIFVLSTSRNMYVAEKKKGRFQHSSFLAGGATTAAGRLVAHNGVLEAIWPYSGHYHPTEENFMEFISFLEEHHVDLTNVKRCAVDDDNPTLKIADSELKSSDSPRFPSGSITVSEAADADGVITQEAKPTAIHQEDNVGRIGTDIEPAFGLGKRLSCQWTTGAGPRIRVLRDYPAELKIRALEQVNLSPRINPGAFGSSSIPVLPIPSPRPSPKIHLSPRLSYMGLPSPRVNLPTSN
- the LOC100241298 gene encoding protein IQ-DOMAIN 6, with the protein product MGGSGNWLKSLIGHKNAQIKDHEKEAGGNGRRKWRLWRSSSGGLGLKGKNVAASEASDSSVVAGNGFSAAVAAVVRAPPKDFMVVRQEWAAIRIQTAFRGLLARRALRALKALVRLQAIVRGRQVRKQAAVTLRCMQALVRVQARVRAQCVSMASEGQAQQKVPDHLQNLPDPIKQAEEGWCDRRGTVDQVRTKLQMRQEGAIKRERAISYSISQKPSRTNHCPYLRTSKSANSLKQQKQDNNCPGLSWLERWMAAKPWENRLMEEVQTERPEMTPLSRRSEDCYTAGFRSNSSEHSILKPKRNNNSLTPRMYPRSPVVGQISRSSSDPSSEFLYDGSSESTSSSSNTVMEMVEENHTSRPSYMNLTESIKAKQKASKYSSPPRPLMEDAQLHMKSMAISTGDTKSSTGSYTPSAKLCKDLYPTIQLDRFNRIKGNNCLF